The proteins below are encoded in one region of Anguilla anguilla isolate fAngAng1 chromosome 3, fAngAng1.pri, whole genome shotgun sequence:
- the LOC118222638 gene encoding FUN14 domain-containing protein 1-like has translation MAECTEDRDKDSFDVMDLAEYAKRQRWWNRVFGNNSGPIAEKRSVATQLAIGGVTGWCAGFMFKKVGKLAASAVGGGFFLLQMANHTGYITVDWKRVEQDVNKAKKQLKLNAERPPAEVRTKVDEVSIFVKKNIILTGGFAGGFLLGLAS, from the exons ATGGCCGAGTGTACGGAGG ACAGGGATAAAGACAGCTTTGATGTCATGGACTTGGCAGAGTATGCTAAGAGACAACGATGGTGGAACAGAGTCTTTGGAAATAACTCTGGACCTATTGCTGAGAAGCGTTCAGTGGCGACACAGCTTGCAATTGGTGGAGTTACTGGCTG GTGTGCTGGGTTCATGTTTAAGAAAGTTGGAAAGCTGGCTGCCTCTGCAGTGGGTGGCGGCTTCTTTCTCCTCCAG atGGCTAATCACACAGGGTACATCACAGTGGACTGGAAGAGAGTGGAGCAGGATGTGAACAAGGCCAAGAAGCAGCTGAAGCTGAATGCTGAGAGGCCCCCGGCGGAAGTGCGGACTAAAGTAGATGAG gtgtcaATATTTGTGAAGAAGAACATCATTCTAACTGGAGGCTTTGCTGGAGGATTTCTGCTTGGACTGGCATCCtag
- the LOC118222637 gene encoding amine oxidase [flavin-containing]-like, with protein MDPTQKPKSEALKADVIVLGGGLSGLSAAKLLKESGLNVVVLEARDRVGGRTFTVTGPKFKYVDLGGAYIGPTQNGILRLAKELGVKTYLVNEKEHLIHYTKGKTYTFQGPFPAAWNPLVYLDYNNLWRTMDSMGKKIPADAPWTSPHADEWDRMTMKQLIDRVCWTRAAKDFASLFVNVNVTSEPHEVSALWFLWYVKQCGGTKRIFSTSNGGQERKFVGGSGQISDKIAEQLKGGVKLNQPVVRLSQDDGGVSVETLTGEKYQAAYAISAIPPGLTMNIHYEPELPPIRNQLIQRVPMGSIIKCMMYYKRPFWREKGYCGTMMIEDENSPISMTLDDTKPDGSCPCIMGFILARKTRKLINLTKDERKEQICQIYAKVLGTPEALQPVHYEEKDWCGEQYSGGCYSAYFPPGTFCQFGRVLREPVGRLFFAGTETATKWSGYMDGAVQAGERAAREVLHTMGKIPFSDIWMEDAESQEVPSQPITVGLFEEWLPSVPAFLSTIGVSAVFLSALGIALLKPKMRVHLFH; from the exons ATGGACCCGACGCAGAAGCCGAAGTCCGAAGCCCTGAAGGCCGATGTGATCGTGCTCGGGGGAGGCCTGTCGG GTCTGAGTGCTGCCAAGCTTCTGAAGGAGTCTGGACTGAATGTGGTGGTCCTGGAAGCACGAGATCGAGTGGGGGGCAGGACCTTCACTGTCACA GGGCCAAAGTTCAAGTATGTGGACCTTGGAGGTGCCTACATTGGTCCAACCCAAAATGGAATCCTTAGACTTGCCAAGGAGTTGGGAGTAAAGACGTACTTGGTGAACGAAAAGGAACATCTTATCCATTACACAAAG GGTAAAACTTACACCTTCCAAGGGCCTTTCCCTGCTGCCTGGAATCCCCTCGTGTATCTGGATTACAACAACCTGTggaggaccatggacagcatgGGGAAAAAG ATCCCTGCCGATGCTCCATGGACAAGCCCACATGCAGATGAATGGGACCGCATGACAATGAAGCAATTGATTGACAGGGTCTGCTGGacaag GGCTGCAAAGGACTTTGCCAGCCTGTTTGTCAATGTGAATGTGACATCAGAACCCCACGAAGTGTCAGCTCTCTGGTTTCTGTGGTACGTGAAGCAGTGCGGAGGGACAAAAAGGATTTTCTCTACGTCAAACGGGGGACAG GAGAGGAAATTTGTGGGTGGGTCTGGACAGATCAGTGATAAAATAGCTGAACAGCTGAAGGGCGGAGTCAAACTCAATCAGCCAGTGGTCAGGCTCTCTCAGGATGATGGAGGGGTTTCCGTGGAGACGCTAACTGGAGAGAAATATCAG GCGGCGTACGCTATCAGTGCTATTCCACCAGGCCTTACCATGAACATCCACTACGAACCCGAGCTGCCTCCCATTAGGAACCAGCTTATCCAGCGAGTGCCCATGGGCTCCATTATCAAATGCATGATGTACTATAAAAGGCCATTCTGGAGAGAGAAGG GCTATTGTGGTACCATGATGATCGAGGATGAAAACTCTCCCATTTCAATGACCCTGGATGACACTAAGCCGGATGGGTCTTGCCCGTGCATTATGGG GTTCATTTTGGCAAGAAAAACTAGAAAACTCATTAATTTGACCAAAGATGAGAG gaAAGAACAAATCTGCCAGATATATGCCAAGGTGTTGGGAACCCCTGAGGCTCTTCAG CCTGTGCACTACGAGGAGAAGGACTGGTGCGGAGAACAGTACTCAGGGGGCTGCTACTCTGCCTACTTTCCCCCAGGGACCTTCTGTCAGTTCGGCAG AGTCCTGAGAGAACCGGTTGGCAGACTCTTCTTCGCTGGCACCGAGACGGCCACCAAATGGAGCGGGTACATGGACGGGGCAGTGCAGGCGGGCGAGCGGGCAGCCAGAGAG GTACTGCACACCATGGGCAAAATCCCATTCTCAGACATCTGGATGGAGGATGCAGAGTCTCAG gaagtgccatcacagccaatcacagtgggCCTTTTTGAAGAGTGGCTTCCTTCTGTTCCTGCCTTCTTATCAACAATTGGAGtctctgctgtttttctcagtGCACTGGGAATTGCCTTACTAAAACCCAAAATGCGGGTGCATCTTTTTCACTAA